The DNA region GTTGTGGAACAGCCGGTGCGGGGAGTCCTTCAGGTCGGGAAAGCGTGCATGCAGGCCGAACAGGTCGAGCACGCGCGGGGAGCATCCCCCGCGCACCAGGCGCTTCAGATCGTAGGGCTTCTGGATCAGCATGCGAGCCGGGCTCTTTTCGAAGACCCGGCAAGTCTCGCGCGAAGACGCTAAAGGCGGCTTAGGAAAGAGGGTTAACGCGGCGCTCTCACAGGCCCATCTGCTTGACCGCGAGGTCCTTCATGATCTCTTCCGAGCCGCCGCCGATGGCCATGACCTTGACCTCGCGATAGATGCGCTCGACGGCCTGGCCCCTGAGATAGCCCGCCCCGCCGAGGATCTGCATGGCTTCGCTGGCGCAGAACTCGGCCGTCTTGCTGGCGAGGAATTTCGCCTTGGCGAGCTCGGCGGCGGGCATCCCGCCGTCATTGATCGTCCAGGCGATGTGCAGGAGATAGGCGTGCAGCGCGTCGATGCGCGCGCTCATCTCCGCGATCTTGTGGCGGATCGCCTGGTGGCGGATCAGCGCCTTGCCGAAGGTCTCGCGGATCTTCGCGTACTCGACCGCATCGTCGAGGCAGCGCCTGGCCATGCCGAGGCACCCCGCGGCGAGGGCGAGGCGCTCGTAATTGAAATTGTTCATGATGGCCAGGAGGCACAGGCCCTCCTGGCCGAGCTGGTTCTGCGCCGGCACGCGCAGACCGTCGAAATGCAGCGTGGCGGTGTCCGAACTCCACCAGCCCATCTTCCTCTCGATCGGGGTGCGCGAGAAGCCGGGCGCGCCCCATTCGACGAGGAAGAGGGAGATGCCGCCGAACCCCTCCCCGCCGGTGCGCGCGCCGACGACGTACCAGCGCGCCTTCATGCCGCCGGTGATGAAGGTCTTCTCCCCGTCGATCACCCAGTCTTCGCCCTCGCGGCGGGCCTTCGTGCGAATGCGCGACAGGTCGGATCCGCCAGACGGCTCGGTCATGGCCAGCGCCCCGCCCTCGCGTCCCGAGACGATGCCGGGCAGGACGGCGCGCTTCATCTCCTCGCTGCCCAGCGTGACGATGGGCCCGGTCATGATGTTGCGCGAGCCGATCGAGGCATTGACCCCGCCCGGCGCGCCGTAGGCCAGCGCGATCCCGCTATCCAGGCGCATGAAGGCGTCGTCGAAGCCGTTGCCACCGTATTCCTCCGGGATGGCGAAGCCGAACAGGCCGAGCGCGCCGGCCTTCTCGTGGATGTCCCAGGGAAAATCGCCCGCCTCGTCCCAGGCCTCGCCATGGGGCGCGATCTCGCGCGCCACGAAGGCTTCCACGCTCTCACGGAACGCCTTGCGCTCGGGGGTCTCGAACGGGTTCTTCATGCGGCTCTCCTTCAATCGAAACGGGAGGTTAGCGCCTTTCGTCCGGCCCTGTCAGCGCCTGGCTCCAAACATCGCGCCGCACGTCCCGGAATCGCCGGGCTTGCAGGACACGCGCTCTTTCTGTACTTTATCGATTAAAGTGCTTTGCAAGGAGATAGCACATGACGCGCGAAGAGATGAGATCCGACCTCGCCTATCTGCGCGAGATGGCCGAATCCGGGGCCCGGGCGCCCCTGCTGGGCGGCCGCTTCGCCCTGTGGTGGGGCAGCCTGGCGACCCTGGTCCTGATCGCCCACTGGGCCATCGTCACGGGGCGCTTGCCGCTGGGTTCCGAGGCGCTGTGGATCCTCTGGCTCGGCTTCATCGCGGTCGGCTCGGCCGGCAGCGCGGTGCTCGGCGTCACCCTGCGCGCCAAGCCCGGCCTCGGTTCGGCGGGCAACCGGGCGAGCAGCGCGGTCTGGCCGGCGATGGGCGCAGGCCTCCTGGTCTTCTGGCTGGCGATCACGGCCGGGGTGATGACGGGCCGGCTCGACGCGCTGCTCTTCAACCTCATGCTGCCGGTCGCATTGCTCGGCTATGCGATCGCCTGGCTGACCACGGCGCAGATGGCCCGGCGCCCGGCCCTGTTCGTGCCCGGCGCCGTCGCGCTCGCGGGCATGGCGGGGTGCGTCATCCAGGTCTTCACCGCCGAGGTCTATCTCGTCGCCGGGCTCGCGGTCTTCCTGTCGACCGTCGTGCCGGGCCTACTGATGATGCGCGGCGAGCCGCAGGACACGGTGTGATGGCCGGCTTCGACGCGGACAAGCTCGACGAGGTCATCCATGGCAAGCTGCGCCTGGCGGTCATGGCCTATCTCGCCAGCGTGGTCGGCGCGACCTTCGCCGAGCTGAAGGCGCGCACCGGGGCGAGCGACGGCAATCTCTCGGTCCATCTGAGGAAGCTGGAGGAGGCCGGCTACGTGGCCATCGACAAGCGCTTCGTGGGGCGCAAGCCGCAGACGCGGGCAAGCCTGACCGAAGCCGGGCGCCGGGCCTGGATCTTCTATCTCGACCAGCTCCGGGCCCTCGTCGAGAGCGGCCCTCCGGTCACGGAGTAGGTCTAGAGGGCGCGGGCGTAGTCGACGAGCTTGCTGCCGTTCCCGGCGCGCTCGCCGGTCAGGGTGAAGCCGGTCTTCTCCAGCACGCGGCGGGAGGCATAGAGATGGTCGAGCGTGGTGGCCGTGACCCGGCGCACGCCCTCCTGGCGTCTCGCCGAGGACAGCAGGCCCTCGACCGCCTCGGTGGCGAGGCCCTGCTCGCGGAAGGTCGGCAGCATGGAATAGCCGATCTCCACCTCGCCGCCCTCGCCGGGCGGGCCGTGAAACCCGCCGATGCCCACCGCCCGGGTGGCCTGGCCGGGGCCCATCCCCATCAGGAAGACCCAGCTGTACCAGCCGGCCAGCCCGGGTGCGGCTTCCAGCTGCGCCTTGGTCCAGGCCATGGTCTGCTCATCATTGAGTTCGGGGGGCCAGGACGGCTCGTACTTCGCGCCGAGCGCAGCGAAGAAGGAGCGCAGGTCCTCGAGCTGCAGGCGGGCGAGTTCGGCATCGAACGCGACAAGGGTGAGCCGGTCGGTCTTCACCACCGGGCCCGCGGTATCGAAGGGTTGGGGCGCCAAACTCATCTTTCACGCCTTTAGCGAGGCCATGGCCGCGTTATGCGCGAATCGCGCGTGTCTGTCGCCTTAAACTTCCGTGACTCCCCACCGCGCACCGATCACATCTGCATGGTCCAGCCCTCCACGCCCATCGCGGCCTGGCGCACGGCCTCCGACAGGGTCGGGTGGGCGTGGCAGGTGCGTGCGACGTCCTCGGAGGCGGCACGGAACTCGATGGCCAGCGCCAGCTCGGCGATGAGTTCGCCGGCGTGCGGGCCGATGATGTGAGCGCCGAGAATCTCGTCGGTCCTGGCGTCGGCGAGGATCTTCACGAAGCCCTCGGTCTGGTGGTTGGTGCGCCCGCGCGAATTGGCCTGGAAGGGGAATTTGCCGGTCTTGTAGTCCCGGCCCTCGTCCTTGAGCTGCTCCTCGGTGGCACCGACACCGGCGATCTCGGGATAGGTGTACACCACCGTCGGAATGGCGTCGTAATTGACGTGGCCGGACTTGCCCGCGATGAGCTCGGCGCAGGCCACGCCCTCGTCCTCGGCCTTGTGGGCGAGCATGGCGCCGGTCGTGGTGTCGCCGATCACCCAGATATTCTCCACCGAGGTGCGGAAGTGATCGTTGGCGATGCGCCCGCGCCTGTCGGTCTCGATGCCGACGTTCTCCAGGCCCAGCCCCTCGGTATAGGGGCGCCGGCCGATGCAGACGAGCACGACGTCAGCGTCCATGGTCTGCTCGTCGCCGCCCTCGGCCTTCTCGGTCGTCACCTTGAGCTTGGTCTTGAGCTTCTCGACCCCGGTGACCTTGCGCTCGAAATGGAATTTCAGGCCCTGCTTCTCGAACAGCCTGCGCGCCTGGCGCGACAGCTCCTTGTCGAGGCCGGGCAGGCAGTGATCGAGGAATTCGACGACCTCGACCTCGGCGCCCAGACGACGCCAGACCGAGCCGAGCTCGAGCCCGATCACGCCGGCGCCGACGAGGATCATCTTCTTGGGCACCTGTTTCAGTTCCAGCGCGCCGGTGGAGGAGACGATGCGCTCCTCGTCGATCTCCACGCCGGGCAGTGGGGTGACTTCCGAGCCCGTGGCGATGACGATGTTCTTCGTCTTCAGCGTCTGCGTCTTGCCGTCGGCATCGGTCACCTCGACCTCGGTCTTGCTCTTGATCCTGCCGGTTCCGTTATACCGGTCGACCTTGTTCTTCTTGAACAGGCCGGCGACGCCCTTGGTCAGGCCCTCGACCGCCTCGGCCTTCTGCTTGTGCATCTGCTCGAGATTGAGCTTCAGCTGGTCGAAATCGATGCCGTAATGGGAAAAGTCCTTGCGCGCGGTCTCGTAGAGCTCGCTCGCGTGCAGCATGGCCTTGGAGGGGATGCAGCCGACATTCAGGCACGTGCCGCCGAGCGTGTCGCGCTTCTCGATGCAGGCCGTCTTCAGTCCGAGCTGGCCGGCGCGGATGGCGCAGTTATAGCCGCCGGGGCCGGCCCCGATGATGACAACGTCGTATTCGTCAGCCATGTCGGTATCCCTTGTCTGCACGCGGCGGGGGAGGACGAGGAGGAGCGCCCGCGTGTCTCGCGGCGCACCCTACTCCGGCGCCCGCCCGCGTCAACACGCGCAAGCGCCCGGCCTGCCATCTCGGAACGCATGGCGCGCCGGACCGGTTTTACCTGTCAGCAGGACCGAGGAAGGACCGGCACATGGGAGAACCCGTCTCCGAAGCCCGCATGGCGCTGTGGCGCGCCATCCTGGCCGGCGGCGTGATCGGCGCGCTGATCGGCGCGATCGCCGCGGTCGCGCTCGACCTCATCCTGGGGCCGGTCTCGATCACCGGAAAGCTCGGCTTCCGCGCGATCCTGTTCCTGGCCTTCGAGGCGGCGTTCGCCGGCGCCATCGTCGGCGCTCTGGTTTCGGCCATGGCCGAGCTGAAGCACCGCTCGCAGAAGCGCCCGCACGAGACGGGCGGGGGGACTAGAGCGCGCGGGCCTGACGCGCGTCCTCGCCCCAGCCGCGCGCCCAGACCATGACGAGGGCGAGCGCGATGAAATGGGCCGCCAGGATGATGACACCGGCCTGCGGCGCTCCGGCAAAGGCCGGGTTGAAGGCCTCGCCCGATCGCACGACCTGCCAGCCGAACAGATCGCAGCCGATCGCCAGCGCATAGAGCCAGACCGCGCGGGGGTGCCGGCGCAGGATCGCGGAGGCGGTCAGCAGGTAGAACAGCACGGCGGCGAGCCAGACCGCGATGTCGCGCGGCGCGAGGCGCTCGATCAGGGCCGCGCGCTCGGGCGACAGCGCGAACGGGTCGAGCCCGAAGGCCAGCGTAGCCGTGACCGGCACGAAGCTCGCCGCCGCATAGGCCGCGAGCACCAGGGCAAGCGCAGACACGAGGAAGCGCATCGCGTCCTCTCCTTCTCGCCCCATCCGGGCAGAAGTGTGCGCCGCAAGTGTTAACGGAACGGGAAGCGAGGCGGATACGAAAACGCGCCCGGATTGCCCTCGGGCGCGCTTTGCCTGTCTTCGCGATGACGGGAAACCCTAGATGTCCAGCATCAGGCGTTCTGGCTTCTCCAGGCTCTCCTTGACGCGCACCAGGAAGGTCACGGCTTCCTTGCCGTCGACGATGCGGTGGTCGTAGGAGAGCGCGAGATACATCATCGGGCGGATCTTCACCTCGCCGTTGATGGCCACCGGGCGCTCCTGGATCTTGTGCATGCCCAGGATTCCGGACTGGGGCGCATTGAGGATCGGGGCGCTCATCAGCGAGCCGTAGACGCCGCCATTGGAGATCGTGAAGGTCGCGCCCTGCATGTCCTCGATCGTCAGCTTGCCGTCGCGCGCGCGCTTGCCGAGATCGATGATGTCCTTCTCGATCTGGGCCAGGGACTTGGTGTCGCAATCGCGCACCACCGGGACGACGAGGCCCTTATCGGTGCCCACCGCCACGCCGATATCGTAGTGGTTCTTGTAGATGATGTCGTCGCCGTCGATCTCGGCATTGACCGCCGGGATGTCCTGCAGCGCGGTCACGCACGCCTTCACGAAGAAGCTCATGAAGCCGAGCTTGACCCCGTGCCTGTCGGTGAAGTCGTCCTGGACCTGCTTGCGAAGCGACATGATCGCGCTCATGTCGGCCTCGTTGTAGGTCGTCAGGATCGCCGCGGTGTTCTGGGCTTCCTTCAGGCGGCGCGCGATGGTCTGGCGCAGGCGGGTCATCTTCACCCGCTCCTCGCGCTCGCCGAGTTCGCGCTTGTCTTCCTTCTTCGCCTCGGGCTTCTGCGGCGTCTCGCCGGACTTCTCCAGCGCCTTCAGGGCATCGGCCTTGGTCACGCGTCCGCCCTTGCCGGTCCCGTCGACCTCCTTCAGGTCGAGGCCTTCCTCGCGCGCGATACGCTTGGCCGAGGGCATGGCCTTCTTGTCGCCCTCGCCGGTTCCGGTGTCGGACGTCTTCTCGTCCTTCTTCTCTTTCTTTCCGGCCGTCTTGCCGCCGCCCCCGCCGGTGCGGATCTTCGCGATCGCCTGCTCGGGGCTGACCGAATCGCCTTCCTCGACGAGCAGTTCCTCGACCGTGCCGGCTTCCGGCGCGGGCACCTCGACGGCGACCTTGTCGGTCTCGATCTCGAGCAGGGTCTGGTCCTTCTCCACCCGGTCGCCGGGCTTGACCTGCCATTCCCCGGCCGTGCCTTCCGAGACGCTCTCGCCCATGGTCGGGACCCTGGCCTCGACGAGCTCGCCCTCGTCCGAACCGGTCCCGTCCTCGGAGCTCTCCTGCGCGCCCTCGTCCGCTCCGGACCTGGACTTCGGCTTGTCCGAGCCCTTGGACTTGCCCTCGTCCTTCGACCCGGATTGCGATTTCGAGCCGTCGCCATTCGTGTCGAGTTCGCCGAGCTTGGCGCCGATCTCGACGGTCTCGCCTTCCCTGGCGGAGATCTTCGACACGGTGCCGTCGGCCTCGGCGCGCACCTCGACGGAGACCTTGTCGGTCTCCAGCTCGACGAGGATGTCGTCCTTCTTAACGCTGTCGCCTTCGGACACCTGCCATTCGCCGACGGTGGCCTCGGATACGGATTCGCCAAGCTGGGGGACGGTGATATC from Marinicauda algicola includes:
- a CDS encoding acyl-CoA dehydrogenase family protein; amino-acid sequence: MKNPFETPERKAFRESVEAFVAREIAPHGEAWDEAGDFPWDIHEKAGALGLFGFAIPEEYGGNGFDDAFMRLDSGIALAYGAPGGVNASIGSRNIMTGPIVTLGSEEMKRAVLPGIVSGREGGALAMTEPSGGSDLSRIRTKARREGEDWVIDGEKTFITGGMKARWYVVGARTGGEGFGGISLFLVEWGAPGFSRTPIERKMGWWSSDTATLHFDGLRVPAQNQLGQEGLCLLAIMNNFNYERLALAAGCLGMARRCLDDAVEYAKIRETFGKALIRHQAIRHKIAEMSARIDALHAYLLHIAWTINDGGMPAAELAKAKFLASKTAEFCASEAMQILGGAGYLRGQAVERIYREVKVMAIGGGSEEIMKDLAVKQMGL
- a CDS encoding winged helix-turn-helix domain-containing protein; its protein translation is MAGFDADKLDEVIHGKLRLAVMAYLASVVGATFAELKARTGASDGNLSVHLRKLEEAGYVAIDKRFVGRKPQTRASLTEAGRRAWIFYLDQLRALVESGPPVTE
- a CDS encoding GNAT family N-acetyltransferase, with the translated sequence MSLAPQPFDTAGPVVKTDRLTLVAFDAELARLQLEDLRSFFAALGAKYEPSWPPELNDEQTMAWTKAQLEAAPGLAGWYSWVFLMGMGPGQATRAVGIGGFHGPPGEGGEVEIGYSMLPTFREQGLATEAVEGLLSSARRQEGVRRVTATTLDHLYASRRVLEKTGFTLTGERAGNGSKLVDYARAL
- the lpdA gene encoding dihydrolipoyl dehydrogenase, encoding MADEYDVVIIGAGPGGYNCAIRAGQLGLKTACIEKRDTLGGTCLNVGCIPSKAMLHASELYETARKDFSHYGIDFDQLKLNLEQMHKQKAEAVEGLTKGVAGLFKKNKVDRYNGTGRIKSKTEVEVTDADGKTQTLKTKNIVIATGSEVTPLPGVEIDEERIVSSTGALELKQVPKKMILVGAGVIGLELGSVWRRLGAEVEVVEFLDHCLPGLDKELSRQARRLFEKQGLKFHFERKVTGVEKLKTKLKVTTEKAEGGDEQTMDADVVLVCIGRRPYTEGLGLENVGIETDRRGRIANDHFRTSVENIWVIGDTTTGAMLAHKAEDEGVACAELIAGKSGHVNYDAIPTVVYTYPEIAGVGATEEQLKDEGRDYKTGKFPFQANSRGRTNHQTEGFVKILADARTDEILGAHIIGPHAGELIAELALAIEFRAASEDVARTCHAHPTLSEAVRQAAMGVEGWTMQM
- the odhB gene encoding 2-oxoglutarate dehydrogenase complex dihydrolipoyllysine-residue succinyltransferase is translated as MTDITVPQLGESVSEATVGEWQVSEGDSVKKDDILVELETDKVSVEVRAEADGTVSKISAREGETVEIGAKLGELDTNGDGSKSQSGSKDEGKSKGSDKPKSRSGADEGAQESSEDGTGSDEGELVEARVPTMGESVSEGTAGEWQVKPGDRVEKDQTLLEIETDKVAVEVPAPEAGTVEELLVEEGDSVSPEQAIAKIRTGGGGGKTAGKKEKKDEKTSDTGTGEGDKKAMPSAKRIAREEGLDLKEVDGTGKGGRVTKADALKALEKSGETPQKPEAKKEDKRELGEREERVKMTRLRQTIARRLKEAQNTAAILTTYNEADMSAIMSLRKQVQDDFTDRHGVKLGFMSFFVKACVTALQDIPAVNAEIDGDDIIYKNHYDIGVAVGTDKGLVVPVVRDCDTKSLAQIEKDIIDLGKRARDGKLTIEDMQGATFTISNGGVYGSLMSAPILNAPQSGILGMHKIQERPVAINGEVKIRPMMYLALSYDHRIVDGKEAVTFLVRVKESLEKPERLMLDI